One stretch of Zingiber officinale cultivar Zhangliang chromosome 6B, Zo_v1.1, whole genome shotgun sequence DNA includes these proteins:
- the LOC121992659 gene encoding 40S ribosomal protein S15a-5-like — MGRRILNDALQKMLNAERRGNASTTLQPISGTIIAFLNVMKSRGYIKDFQVFDPHRVGRISVELFGRLKDCKALSYRQDIKAKDIEKYRIRMLPTRQWGYVVITTPNGVLDHEDAIKQNVGGQVLGFFH, encoded by the exons ATGGGTCGCAGGATACTGAACGATGCGCTGCAAAAGATGCTGAACGCGGAGAGGCGAGGCAACGCATCCACCACCCTCCAGCCCATCTCGGGCACCATTATTGCTTTCCTCAACGTCATGAAAAGTCGag GATATATTAAAGACTTTCAAGTCTTTGATCCACATAGAGTGGGGCGGATTTCTGTAGAATTATTTGGCAGGTTAAAGGATTGCAAAGCTCTTTCATATAGACAAGACATCAAAGCTAAAGATATAGAAAAATACAGAATACGAATGCTTCCAACACGGCAG TGGGGATATGTTGTAATCACAACTCCAAATGGTGTCTTGGACCATGAGGATGCTATAAAGCAAAATGTTGGGGGCCAAGTTCTTGGTTTTTTTCATTGA